The following are encoded in a window of Rubellicoccus peritrichatus genomic DNA:
- a CDS encoding galactitol-1-phosphate 5-dehydrogenase, whose protein sequence is MKALVLEADKQLKYVEDRPIPDAPDERPTALVRVAACGICGSDIPRGFGGKAYFYPLVMGHEFSGVVEEPVEGGRFQKGDRVAVFPLIPKNLDSDPANQTGNYAQSREYDYYGSRRDGAFAEYLRIPEWNLFPVPDHVDLLHASMTEPAAVALHGVRKMNVQAGSDAAVFGAGPIGNMTAQWLRIHGCARVFIVDVEPHKLHLAEAMGFVPINAQEGDPVEAVLQATNGVGVQHSVEACGLPATFLHAVQVASMFADVVFMGNINGEFRIGEKDFSNILRKELTIHGTWNSKVTPVGTDDWTTVLKHLDQELIVAPLITDKLPLSEGPAIFDDLFNRKNYHNKVIFDLNA, encoded by the coding sequence ATGAAAGCTCTTGTTCTCGAAGCTGACAAGCAACTGAAATACGTAGAGGATCGCCCCATCCCCGATGCACCGGATGAACGTCCGACCGCACTCGTTCGCGTTGCTGCTTGTGGTATCTGTGGTTCTGATATTCCGCGTGGATTTGGTGGCAAGGCTTACTTCTACCCATTGGTGATGGGACATGAGTTCAGTGGAGTAGTCGAAGAGCCCGTCGAGGGCGGACGATTTCAAAAAGGTGATCGGGTCGCGGTGTTTCCATTGATTCCGAAAAACCTTGATAGCGATCCGGCCAACCAAACTGGCAACTATGCTCAGTCCCGTGAATATGATTATTATGGATCACGGCGTGATGGTGCCTTTGCCGAGTATCTGCGTATTCCGGAGTGGAATCTTTTTCCGGTGCCGGATCATGTCGATCTGTTGCATGCATCAATGACGGAACCTGCTGCCGTAGCCTTGCATGGCGTGCGAAAAATGAATGTGCAGGCTGGTTCTGATGCCGCTGTTTTTGGTGCCGGGCCGATTGGTAACATGACGGCTCAATGGCTACGCATTCATGGATGTGCGCGAGTATTCATTGTTGATGTTGAACCGCATAAATTGCACCTCGCAGAAGCAATGGGTTTTGTGCCAATCAATGCGCAAGAAGGTGATCCGGTTGAAGCTGTCTTGCAGGCAACGAATGGAGTCGGAGTGCAGCACAGTGTCGAAGCCTGTGGTTTGCCAGCGACTTTTTTGCACGCTGTTCAGGTTGCCAGTATGTTTGCTGATGTTGTTTTTATGGGAAACATTAATGGTGAGTTCAGAATCGGGGAAAAAGACTTTTCCAACATTCTTCGCAAGGAACTAACCATTCACGGAACCTGGAATAGCAAGGTAACTCCCGTTGGGACGGATGACTGGACAACGGTCCTGAAGCATTTGGATCAGGAGCTGATCGTGGCTCCACTGATCACGGATAAGCTTCCCTTGTCAGAAGGTCCTGCGATCTTCGATGATTTGTTTAATCGGAAGAATTATCATAACAAAGTGATTTTTGATCTTAACGCTTAG
- a CDS encoding zinc-dependent alcohol dehydrogenase produces the protein MENLVYYLDQPGGVFTPKTEIIPEPGFGEVRIRVRRTSVCQSDVVIYKVGLPRIKEWPAILLHEVSAEIEAVGEGVTKFEVGDLVGIGCDIPCGDRGCIYCGDHGTGDWTSCPNTQATGHEFPGFARSHAVLPDWFVELGPIVKFPKDFSPDHACQLEPLACCLEGMTRVNNCIENRVVVLIGAGSQSTYALQCAQAMGARKIIMINRGEERLNRVIKDFGGDNVVGLHWDDNVVERVFAECRPFNEPHFVMVNTPALPGYELAVQLMGYNTVLDGHAGVKGAGGKPCIAHEVDLNNDIHYKLQCYQATHGSNMHGIGLAHDLLANGKLTLIDRMTNATERFDHTQIMQAITRAADKDSLKVIIDWDNI, from the coding sequence ATGGAGAATCTTGTTTATTACCTGGATCAACCGGGAGGTGTTTTTACACCTAAAACAGAAATTATACCTGAGCCGGGCTTTGGTGAGGTGCGTATTCGTGTGCGTCGAACGTCTGTTTGTCAGTCTGATGTTGTTATCTACAAGGTCGGCTTGCCTCGGATTAAAGAATGGCCTGCGATTTTACTGCATGAGGTCAGTGCGGAAATCGAAGCGGTGGGTGAAGGTGTGACGAAGTTTGAGGTTGGCGACCTGGTTGGCATTGGCTGTGATATCCCTTGCGGCGATCGAGGCTGTATTTACTGTGGTGATCATGGCACGGGAGACTGGACCAGTTGCCCAAACACTCAGGCGACTGGACATGAGTTTCCCGGGTTTGCACGTTCCCATGCAGTCCTTCCGGATTGGTTTGTTGAGCTTGGTCCGATTGTGAAATTTCCCAAAGACTTTAGTCCTGATCATGCCTGCCAGCTGGAACCGCTTGCATGTTGTCTTGAAGGGATGACACGCGTTAACAACTGCATTGAAAACCGTGTTGTGGTATTGATTGGCGCAGGATCACAAAGCACCTATGCGCTGCAATGTGCTCAAGCCATGGGAGCACGGAAAATCATTATGATCAACCGTGGGGAAGAACGTCTGAACCGGGTAATAAAAGATTTCGGTGGGGACAATGTGGTCGGGCTTCACTGGGATGACAATGTAGTGGAACGCGTTTTTGCAGAATGCAGACCTTTCAACGAACCACATTTTGTCATGGTCAATACTCCGGCTTTACCAGGTTACGAATTGGCGGTTCAATTAATGGGTTATAATACAGTGCTCGATGGGCATGCCGGGGTTAAGGGCGCAGGAGGGAAGCCCTGCATTGCTCACGAAGTGGACCTGAACAACGACATTCATTACAAGCTTCAATGCTATCAGGCGACACATGGTTCCAATATGCACGGTATCGGTTTGGCCCATGATCTTTTAGCGAACGGAAAGCTCACTCTGATTGATAGGATGACCAATGCAACCGAGCGCTTTGACCATACACAAATCATGCAGGCGATCACACGGGCGGCGGACAAGGACAGCCTCAAAGTAATCATAGATTGGGATAACATATAA
- a CDS encoding YraN family protein, which yields MKQLVSLEAFAHDGEMPLSEFIRSILRTRLHPEKSDRAARGKLGEREAASALKKKGYRILARNWREGRDEIDLVCLVEKTMVFVEVRTRAEDALVGGYHSVTQRKKAALRRVCTAYLRGLRQKPAHIRFDIVEVRLCQGDKISLNHHENIPLFGKNYQP from the coding sequence TTGAAACAACTTGTCAGCCTTGAAGCCTTCGCCCACGATGGCGAAATGCCATTATCTGAGTTCATTCGCAGCATTTTGCGAACACGGTTACATCCTGAAAAGTCGGATCGTGCAGCACGTGGTAAATTGGGCGAGCGCGAGGCGGCCAGTGCCTTGAAGAAAAAAGGCTACCGGATTCTTGCCCGTAACTGGCGTGAGGGGCGGGATGAGATTGATCTCGTCTGCCTGGTGGAGAAAACCATGGTATTTGTTGAGGTTCGAACGCGGGCTGAGGATGCTCTGGTTGGAGGCTATCATAGTGTGACGCAGCGCAAAAAAGCGGCCCTTCGTCGGGTCTGTACGGCCTATTTGAGAGGACTTCGCCAAAAGCCTGCGCATATTCGTTTCGATATTGTGGAAGTAAGGCTTTGCCAAGGAGATAAAATTTCGCTTAACCACCATGAGAACATTCCACTTTTCGGTAAAAACTACCAACCATAG
- a CDS encoding tetratricopeptide repeat protein, which yields MKKTKLLPVAVLASLLSAFIPVSQAQMDPTQTRSFWDDPDFKNRFMGTYGQLSDVEPKVSREEGAFLQSVVPVIRDNPRQAITELQNANSDGATAVYDFAIGNIYFQEGDLNNARTNYLAAVKKHPDFRRVHKNLGLLEVREGNLDAAIKHLSKSAELGDMDSRTFGLLGYAYLQQGKFVPSESAYRQAVLQDPDKLDWKLGIAQTLITQERYDEAIALFSQLIEANPDRSDFWLLQTNAYLGSNQPLKAAENLELVRRLGSLDSASFVLLGDIYLNQQMPDLALNAYQEVISREDKPDIKAPLRSASILAQINAFDESQKLIDTIQTNYTSELTKPDRLKLLNLEAKIAKQQNKVDRSAEILEEIIEEDPLNGEALIQLAEYHVDKDEVEKAQFIFERAQNIEGFEAQALLSHAQLMVKNSDYVEAVNLLNRSLAIKPSKAVEDYRDRVERAARSLR from the coding sequence ATGAAGAAAACAAAACTTCTTCCAGTCGCCGTGCTCGCTTCATTGCTGAGTGCTTTTATTCCTGTCTCTCAGGCGCAGATGGACCCGACTCAGACGCGTTCATTCTGGGATGACCCTGATTTTAAAAATCGTTTCATGGGTACCTATGGGCAGCTCTCCGATGTAGAGCCCAAGGTAAGTCGTGAAGAAGGTGCATTCCTGCAAAGCGTAGTGCCGGTTATTCGCGACAACCCTCGTCAGGCGATTACAGAACTGCAAAACGCCAACAGCGACGGCGCGACGGCGGTTTACGATTTTGCCATCGGTAATATCTACTTCCAGGAAGGGGATCTGAACAACGCCCGCACAAATTATCTTGCCGCTGTAAAGAAGCATCCGGACTTCCGTCGTGTTCACAAGAATCTTGGCCTGCTGGAAGTTCGCGAAGGTAACCTTGATGCGGCAATCAAGCATCTTTCCAAATCGGCAGAACTTGGTGACATGGATTCCCGGACTTTTGGTTTGTTGGGTTATGCATACCTGCAACAAGGCAAATTCGTTCCATCAGAAAGTGCTTACCGTCAGGCTGTTTTGCAGGACCCTGACAAGCTGGACTGGAAACTTGGTATCGCTCAAACGCTCATTACTCAGGAGCGTTACGACGAAGCAATTGCACTCTTTTCCCAGTTGATCGAAGCCAATCCCGATCGTTCCGATTTCTGGCTTCTCCAGACCAACGCTTACCTCGGCAGCAATCAGCCTCTCAAAGCGGCCGAGAATCTTGAGTTGGTTCGCCGACTTGGCAGTCTGGACTCAGCGAGTTTCGTTCTCCTTGGTGACATTTACCTCAATCAGCAAATGCCCGACCTTGCCTTGAATGCTTATCAGGAAGTTATTTCACGTGAGGACAAGCCGGACATCAAAGCTCCGCTTCGTTCAGCATCCATTTTGGCACAGATCAATGCATTTGATGAATCTCAAAAGCTTATTGATACCATTCAGACGAATTACACAAGTGAGTTGACCAAACCTGATCGTTTGAAGCTTCTCAATCTTGAAGCCAAGATTGCCAAGCAACAGAATAAGGTGGACCGCTCTGCTGAGATTCTGGAAGAGATCATCGAAGAAGATCCATTGAATGGTGAAGCATTGATTCAGCTCGCAGAATACCATGTTGATAAGGATGAAGTGGAAAAGGCTCAGTTCATTTTCGAGCGAGCCCAGAATATCGAAGGTTTCGAAGCACAAGCTTTACTCAGTCATGCGCAGCTTATGGTCAAAAACTCAGACTACGTTGAAGCTGTGAATTTGTTGAATCGGTCGTTGGCCATTAAACCCTCCAAAGCGGTGGAAGATTACCGTGATCGTGTTGAGCGTGCTGCACGCTCACTGCGTTAA
- a CDS encoding DeoR/GlpR family DNA-binding transcription regulator, whose amino-acid sequence MEKTERHERILHLAGERGTIFLKRAVEATGASLPTIRRDFQELEDAGAVERIRGGIRVRRKDGNVSFDLRAVQQSKAKSSIARKAASLLQSGDVIFIDGGTTTNHICFHLPQIPLRIITNSLRLSAYLDDASNQFPEWEVYLTGGKIQHGSNMLAGPGTVHTLDFYHADWAFLSVGGITADGLYNTSEAIVETERKMIERADRSVILADQNKIGKRAMCRVCGLNPIDRLITNKPEGRSLVEEEMQEKNLMIIHVD is encoded by the coding sequence ATGGAGAAGACTGAACGACATGAGCGAATCCTGCATCTTGCAGGAGAACGCGGGACGATTTTCCTAAAAAGAGCGGTCGAAGCGACTGGCGCAAGCCTCCCAACCATCCGCCGCGACTTTCAGGAATTGGAAGACGCAGGCGCTGTTGAACGAATCCGCGGCGGCATACGTGTGCGGCGCAAAGATGGAAATGTTTCGTTTGACCTGCGTGCTGTTCAGCAATCAAAAGCCAAATCCAGCATAGCCCGGAAAGCAGCTAGCCTCCTCCAGTCCGGTGATGTCATTTTTATCGATGGAGGTACGACGACAAATCATATCTGTTTTCATCTGCCGCAAATCCCACTGAGAATCATCACCAACTCACTCCGACTCTCGGCTTACCTTGATGACGCCTCCAATCAATTCCCCGAATGGGAAGTCTACTTGACGGGCGGTAAAATCCAGCATGGCTCCAACATGCTGGCTGGTCCCGGAACAGTCCATACACTGGACTTTTACCACGCGGACTGGGCGTTTCTATCAGTCGGCGGCATCACGGCAGACGGTCTTTACAACACCTCCGAAGCCATCGTTGAAACAGAACGTAAAATGATCGAAAGAGCCGACCGCAGTGTCATCCTTGCAGATCAAAATAAAATTGGAAAGCGAGCCATGTGCCGTGTCTGCGGACTCAACCCCATAGACCGTCTGATCACAAACAAACCGGAAGGTCGCTCACTCGTCGAAGAAGAGATGCAGGAAAAGAATCTCATGATCATTCATGTAGATTGA
- the rpe gene encoding ribulose-phosphate 3-epimerase: protein MEFKLGIKSDPIEYRNTFTWLFRLMAEEGVTSLQLGSFFEMYQLPDAYFIRLKKEADDFGITIDSLFTAHRELGGFFREDPEWAQVARRNYERFIEIGALVGAKSVGSNPGAVPRDRMGLKADGLRCYMQHMKELMHFAKEKGIDWLTIEPMSCLAEPPTLPDEMKLMGDELTEYHQANPMSTSNVGYCTDIAHGYLNQNETDGFNHVELFKASLPWLYEIHLKNTDDRFNSTFGFQAANVQNGIVDVAHFRDILLESTKTIPVDTLGCYLEIGGPKLGRDYSDGQLDAQLRESLTYLKENFLQPTSLSEKPTAPVPEFFSDTTGRVAIAPSMMCVDPLNFETALRRVEALGADMLHMDVMDGHFVPNAPMGLAVIESLKDRTHLPIDVHLMVENNDFFVSLMEGWGVHQISVHTEACSHLDRTLARIREIGAKAGAALNPSTPLSTLDFILERIDYVLLMTVNPGFAGQKMTPASLKKIADCHAYLEARGYGHLPIQVDGNVSFENIPAMVAAGADNLVAGTSSIFNSADSWPNNIKRTRDAIAAGLRERTATSVA, encoded by the coding sequence ATGGAATTCAAATTAGGCATCAAGTCCGACCCGATAGAATACCGTAACACCTTTACCTGGTTATTCCGGCTGATGGCCGAGGAGGGCGTCACTTCGCTGCAACTTGGATCTTTCTTTGAAATGTATCAACTGCCTGATGCCTACTTCATTCGTTTGAAGAAGGAAGCGGATGATTTTGGTATCACCATCGACAGTCTTTTCACGGCGCATCGAGAGCTTGGCGGATTTTTTCGAGAGGATCCGGAATGGGCTCAAGTTGCACGTCGTAACTATGAGCGTTTCATCGAGATTGGTGCGCTGGTTGGTGCGAAGTCAGTCGGATCTAATCCTGGCGCAGTTCCACGTGATCGGATGGGCCTGAAGGCAGATGGTTTGCGTTGCTACATGCAGCACATGAAAGAACTGATGCATTTTGCAAAAGAGAAAGGAATCGACTGGTTGACGATTGAGCCGATGTCGTGTCTTGCCGAACCACCAACCCTCCCGGATGAAATGAAGCTGATGGGGGATGAGCTGACCGAGTATCATCAGGCAAATCCTATGAGCACATCAAATGTGGGTTACTGTACGGATATTGCCCATGGCTATTTGAATCAAAATGAGACGGATGGCTTTAACCATGTCGAACTCTTTAAAGCATCTTTGCCCTGGCTCTACGAAATTCACCTTAAGAATACTGACGACAGATTTAACTCCACCTTCGGCTTCCAGGCTGCCAATGTTCAAAACGGTATCGTGGATGTAGCGCACTTCCGTGATATTCTTTTGGAAAGTACAAAAACGATTCCAGTTGATACACTGGGTTGCTACCTTGAGATCGGTGGCCCCAAGCTCGGGCGTGATTATTCGGATGGACAGCTCGACGCGCAATTGCGTGAGTCGTTGACATATTTAAAAGAGAATTTTCTTCAACCCACATCCCTCTCTGAGAAACCTACTGCACCTGTACCAGAATTTTTTAGTGATACTACTGGCAGGGTTGCGATTGCGCCGTCGATGATGTGTGTTGATCCGCTTAACTTTGAAACAGCTCTACGTCGTGTTGAAGCGTTGGGTGCGGACATGCTTCACATGGATGTGATGGATGGTCACTTTGTGCCCAATGCACCAATGGGGCTCGCTGTGATTGAATCCCTGAAAGATCGTACGCATTTGCCAATCGATGTCCACCTGATGGTTGAGAATAACGACTTCTTTGTCAGCCTGATGGAAGGGTGGGGCGTGCATCAAATCTCCGTTCATACCGAAGCCTGTTCGCACTTGGATCGCACTCTGGCCCGAATTCGGGAGATCGGAGCCAAGGCAGGAGCGGCGCTTAATCCATCAACCCCATTGAGCACGCTCGATTTTATTCTGGAGCGGATTGACTACGTTCTCCTGATGACGGTGAACCCGGGCTTTGCCGGGCAAAAGATGACGCCTGCATCGCTTAAGAAAATCGCCGACTGTCATGCATATCTGGAGGCGCGTGGTTATGGTCATCTTCCGATTCAGGTAGATGGCAATGTTAGCTTTGAAAACATCCCGGCAATGGTGGCTGCCGGAGCTGATAACCTGGTTGCCGGCACAAGCAGCATTTTCAACTCGGCGGATTCATGGCCGAACAACATCAAGCGTACGCGCGATGCAATAGCCGCAGGTTTACGGGAACGAACAGCCACGAGTGTCGCTTGA
- a CDS encoding TonB-dependent receptor domain-containing protein, with amino-acid sequence MSKVTRSGSVRAFSLLGAALLLGASAKAEVAGVIYDGETALEIPEASVFIKDTELSTQSTEEGRFIIEDVPPGTYAISFSKPGFQRVTVTDIVVPSDAASNIQVILNPDYGAATELDEVTMTLSQLESATAMLLADRQTASSLMDSIGSDDFSRLGIGDAADALSKVTGATIVGGSYVYIRGLGDRYGNTTLNDIIIPSPDPDVNSVPLDLFPSGSIESIETFKTFTPDKPADFTGGLVNIATKGIPEETILDVGISMNYNTQATGNSNFLTFPGGGDFVWAGYTDSSFDQPDLSGTTTGQERASEFSGAIFPTTKSPLPDMGIKATYGDSWEIGNTPLGLITSIDFDHEYDFFANGTQQRINPTPGRINPVTTNLSDSVGTETSTLGGLIGTAIQPTPDDAFGITFLYNHSGEKEAELLEGFQEDASTEFGTNDPFRSSALRWIERQLWVAQVDGDHTFTRFLDTEFHWYAQYGEADQDEPDNRFYQDIFDVDSGRFRTSNAIDPPERRWRQVNENRRDLGSDFTIPFDVGVPDDTAEFKSGFLVNSTRRETTQEVYSYTFIQASEDPNNTIRNPLTSISLPSDSSFQGKRSIWAGYAMFDIPINDKIRFIFGGRVEDTNINVDAVLGTGPVNSNLQETDFLPAVNAIWSVTDTMNVRAAATKTIARPTFRELSPIQTLDFLGGDVIEGNPNLQITSAENYDLRWEWFPGETEVFAASIFYKRLKNPIEATVSNAGGARFVNTWLNFPKGELYGFEIEADQNLAIIDPALDSLTVGFNYAYVQSSVDAIPGVTSSGTRPLEGQSENVVNLDVTFAPADIGLSMTLAYNYFSRRLTQVGQGSIPDIYEEPVSTLDFFITQRFGDDDEWAVTLSFKNILNPVIERTYDGTDFTYSSYKKGRDIGISASYSFY; translated from the coding sequence ATGTCAAAAGTCACAAGATCCGGATCTGTTCGGGCATTTTCCCTTTTAGGGGCTGCACTCTTGTTGGGTGCCAGCGCGAAGGCAGAAGTTGCCGGTGTGATCTATGACGGTGAGACTGCTTTGGAGATTCCAGAGGCGTCGGTCTTTATTAAAGATACTGAATTGTCGACTCAGTCGACTGAAGAGGGTCGCTTCATCATAGAAGATGTACCACCCGGCACTTATGCCATTTCTTTTTCAAAACCAGGATTTCAGCGTGTGACGGTAACAGATATTGTGGTGCCTTCAGATGCGGCTTCCAACATTCAGGTTATCCTGAATCCCGATTACGGTGCTGCAACTGAGTTGGATGAAGTCACCATGACTCTATCTCAACTGGAGAGTGCCACTGCCATGCTTCTGGCGGATCGCCAGACGGCATCATCATTGATGGATTCGATTGGCAGTGATGATTTTTCCCGTCTTGGCATTGGTGACGCAGCAGACGCACTTTCCAAAGTAACGGGTGCGACCATTGTTGGAGGCAGTTATGTTTACATTCGAGGTCTTGGTGACCGTTATGGAAACACGACCTTGAATGACATTATCATTCCCAGCCCGGATCCGGATGTTAACTCCGTTCCACTCGACCTGTTCCCATCCGGATCCATTGAAAGCATCGAAACCTTCAAGACATTCACACCAGACAAACCCGCTGACTTTACCGGCGGACTGGTCAACATTGCGACGAAGGGTATTCCGGAAGAGACCATTCTCGATGTTGGCATATCGATGAATTACAATACGCAGGCAACGGGTAACTCCAATTTCCTTACCTTCCCTGGTGGCGGTGATTTTGTTTGGGCGGGCTATACCGACAGTAGCTTCGACCAGCCAGATCTTTCAGGAACAACCACTGGGCAGGAAAGAGCATCTGAGTTCAGTGGAGCAATCTTCCCGACGACCAAATCGCCTTTGCCTGATATGGGTATTAAAGCGACATACGGAGACTCATGGGAAATCGGCAACACTCCGCTTGGTTTGATCACTTCGATTGACTTCGATCACGAATACGACTTTTTCGCTAATGGCACACAACAGCGTATCAACCCAACGCCTGGTCGTATCAATCCTGTCACTACGAATTTGAGTGATTCCGTTGGCACAGAAACATCGACTCTGGGCGGATTGATTGGCACTGCGATTCAACCAACACCGGATGATGCATTTGGGATTACCTTCCTTTATAACCACAGTGGTGAAAAGGAAGCTGAGTTGCTTGAAGGTTTCCAGGAAGATGCCAGCACGGAATTCGGGACAAACGATCCATTCCGTAGTTCCGCTCTACGCTGGATCGAGCGTCAACTCTGGGTTGCTCAAGTGGATGGCGACCACACTTTCACTCGCTTCTTGGATACTGAATTCCACTGGTATGCTCAGTATGGTGAAGCAGATCAGGATGAGCCGGATAATCGCTTTTATCAGGACATCTTTGACGTCGATTCCGGTCGTTTCAGAACTTCAAATGCAATCGATCCTCCAGAGCGTCGCTGGCGTCAGGTAAACGAAAACCGCCGTGACCTTGGTAGTGACTTTACGATTCCATTTGATGTTGGGGTGCCTGATGACACTGCTGAGTTTAAGAGCGGATTCTTGGTCAACTCAACTCGCCGTGAAACCACTCAGGAGGTTTATAGCTACACTTTTATTCAAGCCTCTGAGGACCCGAATAACACAATCAGAAACCCGCTAACGAGTATTTCTTTACCATCTGATAGCAGCTTCCAAGGCAAACGCAGTATCTGGGCTGGATATGCGATGTTTGATATACCGATTAATGACAAAATTCGCTTTATCTTTGGTGGCCGTGTAGAAGACACCAACATTAACGTCGACGCTGTTTTGGGAACTGGTCCGGTTAATTCCAATTTACAGGAGACTGATTTCCTTCCTGCGGTTAATGCGATTTGGAGTGTGACAGACACAATGAATGTTCGTGCTGCTGCAACCAAAACTATCGCACGTCCAACTTTCCGTGAGTTGTCTCCAATCCAGACTCTGGACTTCCTTGGTGGTGATGTGATTGAGGGTAATCCCAATCTCCAGATTACTTCCGCTGAAAACTATGACTTGCGTTGGGAATGGTTCCCTGGAGAAACCGAAGTCTTTGCGGCCAGTATTTTTTATAAGCGCCTCAAAAATCCGATTGAAGCAACTGTATCGAACGCGGGCGGTGCGCGCTTTGTAAATACCTGGTTGAACTTTCCGAAAGGTGAGCTGTATGGCTTTGAGATCGAGGCAGATCAGAATCTGGCCATCATCGATCCTGCATTGGATAGCCTGACCGTTGGTTTTAATTACGCTTATGTTCAATCCAGTGTTGATGCCATTCCCGGAGTGACCTCTAGCGGAACCCGCCCACTTGAAGGCCAGTCTGAAAACGTAGTCAATTTGGATGTGACGTTTGCACCAGCGGATATCGGTCTGTCCATGACATTGGCTTACAATTATTTCTCCCGCCGCCTAACTCAGGTCGGTCAAGGCAGTATTCCTGACATTTACGAAGAGCCAGTTTCCACGCTTGATTTTTTCATTACTCAGCGCTTTGGCGATGATGACGAATGGGCGGTTACGCTTTCATTCAAGAACATCCTCAATCCAGTGATTGAGCGCACTTACGATGGCACGGATTTCACCTACAGCTCCTATAAGAAAGGACGCGATATTGGAATCAGTGCATCTTACTCGTTCTATTAA
- a CDS encoding L-rhamnose isomerase, which produces MEKNSGYSVAQELFAQVGVDTEAALMALDAIPVSMHCWQGDDVAGFEAPEKAGAGNGCVATGNYPGKASNPAELMSDIEQAAAQIPGPLRLNLHASYATDGSPLPERDELTADHFRSWIDWAKAQSFGIDFNPTSFSHPKASDGFTLSHQDAAIRQFWIDHCVACRKIGAAIGEELSSPVVNNIWIPDGYKDTPADRFAPRERLLESLDVILAADVSKKWNIDAVESKLFGIGVESYTVGSSEFYLAYAATRKVALCLDAGHFHPTESVADKISAALLYVPALLLHVSRGVRWDSDHVITLDDPTKAILEECVVSGQMDRIHVGLDFFDASINRIAAWVIGTRNAKKGLLRGLLRPTEKLRQVELAGDYTSRLALMEDVRSLPWGAVWNEYCERCNTPPDHQWLGTVKAYEADVLSQRAC; this is translated from the coding sequence ATGGAAAAAAACTCAGGCTATTCTGTAGCGCAGGAACTATTCGCTCAGGTTGGCGTCGATACCGAGGCAGCTCTTATGGCGCTCGACGCAATTCCAGTTTCAATGCATTGCTGGCAGGGTGATGATGTTGCGGGCTTTGAGGCACCGGAAAAAGCAGGAGCAGGCAATGGCTGTGTCGCAACGGGCAATTATCCGGGTAAGGCAAGCAATCCTGCCGAGTTAATGAGTGACATTGAACAAGCGGCTGCTCAAATCCCAGGCCCGCTTCGGCTCAATCTTCACGCCAGCTATGCGACCGATGGATCTCCTTTGCCAGAGCGCGATGAGCTGACCGCAGACCACTTTCGTTCGTGGATCGATTGGGCCAAGGCGCAGAGCTTTGGTATTGATTTCAATCCAACCAGCTTCAGCCACCCCAAGGCATCCGATGGCTTCACCCTCAGTCACCAGGATGCAGCGATTCGTCAGTTTTGGATCGATCACTGTGTTGCTTGTCGCAAGATTGGTGCAGCCATTGGTGAGGAGTTGAGCAGTCCGGTCGTCAATAACATCTGGATTCCCGATGGCTATAAGGACACCCCCGCTGACCGCTTTGCTCCGCGTGAGCGTTTGTTGGAATCACTGGATGTCATCCTTGCGGCCGATGTTTCCAAAAAATGGAATATCGACGCGGTAGAGAGTAAGTTGTTTGGCATCGGAGTGGAAAGCTACACGGTTGGCTCCAGTGAATTCTATCTCGCCTACGCTGCCACGCGAAAGGTGGCACTCTGCCTCGACGCAGGTCATTTTCATCCCACCGAGTCTGTCGCTGATAAGATTTCAGCTGCTCTGCTTTACGTGCCTGCGCTGTTGCTTCACGTCAGTCGTGGTGTGCGTTGGGATAGCGACCACGTCATCACATTGGACGATCCGACTAAGGCAATTCTCGAAGAGTGCGTGGTCAGTGGCCAGATGGACCGCATTCATGTCGGCCTGGACTTCTTTGATGCTTCGATCAACCGCATTGCCGCCTGGGTTATCGGGACGCGTAACGCGAAGAAAGGCTTGTTGAGAGGCTTGCTTCGGCCCACTGAAAAACTCCGCCAAGTCGAGTTAGCCGGCGACTACACTAGCCGTCTTGCTTTGATGGAGGATGTCCGTTCTTTGCCATGGGGTGCTGTTTGGAATGAATACTGCGAACGTTGCAACACGCCACCTGACCATCAGTGGCTAGGCACCGTCAAAGCTTATGAGGCCGATGTGCTGAGCCAGCGTGCATGCTAG